TACCGTTGACGGTAAATCCGTGGTCGCCGTTCATCTGCTCGACGTCGTCAAAATGTTAACTGAAAGGATTAATGAATTAGTTGCTAATGGAAAGATGGTAGTTGGAGACGATCCTATTTGGCTTACGATCCTCGGCGATAAAGGATCAGAAGAATTCAAGTTATGTTTGTCAATTGGAAATGTCTCCCAACCTAACAGCTGTTTCCATCTAATTCCACTTGGCATTTTCAATGATGACGAAAGCAGTGAAAACATTCGAAAGTATCTAGGTCCCATCGTTGAACAACTCAATCGATTATTGTTCCTAAAGATAAAAGTAGGCGATAAGGACATTGATGTACCTGTGGAGCAGTATCTTGGGGGAGATATGAAGTTCCAATGCGATGCTATTGGTCATGAGGGAGGAAACAGTACCTATCAGTGCATGCAGTGCTTTTCGCTACGAGGACAGTCGATCAGCAGGTCCATGCAACTAAAAAGGGGTGACATCAAGAAAACCAGGATCTCGAAGGCAGTAGTCAATGATAGAGCTGAAAAACTGGAGGAGCTGGAAGAATTTCTTTCAGGAACAAAATGTGCTCTTCAGATAGTTCAAAACTTCAAGAATCGCCAAGTCAACGGGTACAAGTCACCATCCGAGCCGTGTAGAGCAGCGATGTGATTTTTCAAGGACAAGACTATGAAACTGGCAACTTCATACAATGGGCGCAAAGTGGACTGTCAGACTTGTTCCAAGTCTGTACACGGTGTATGCTGTGGGCTGTGGGATCCTGAAAGTTGGAAGCTTACCACTGAAGATTCTCCTGACGTGGATTGCTTCGAGTGTCGATCCATGACGGTGAATCGCATCGAGAAGGAAGCTGAATCCACCATTGCACAtctggaaaatgagaagaataaATTGATGGAAGATTTGAGGTTGgagtatttatattttctttaaagAAAGCATTTAAATTTACAGATTAGCTcaagcacgtggtgtcagtgTGTCCCATGTTTGATCTGcctagatctacaaaaaatgcggtagTTTAGactttctctgattttttttaaaatgaaaactgacaattttcacaatttctgttctacaattttcaaaaaacccagtttgaaaacattttttcaatttttacgaaTTGTCGTCAATTAaaatgtgttgttttttttttcactgactACAGTACCCAGTATGTGAATTACCGTCACGGTGTCTGCAGACTTTTTGCgcgatgcaagcgcgctccaccgcaCGTgtgtaaaacaaaaacaatcgGCTGCTGAAAACGGTTTTGAGTCGTTTTTTCGCTAAATTTCCAttcgattttctatttttctgctGAGATCTGCATTTTCCCaagtaaaaacaatttattttagttGAGAAATCACCAAAAACGTGCAAAGatgacgaaaaaaaaggtATATTCTTGAATTACTCtagtttatattttaaaaattttcaaattcaggtGTACAACAAAAGGAAACGAAAGGAAGCATCAATTAGAGTGTTGGAAGCGATTCGGGAAAAGAGGAAGCAgcaattggctgaaaatgccCGTCTTGAAGCTGAACAAGCGGAGCAAGATGTGGCTCCAGAGCCAATTGATGTGCAGGATCCTGTGATAAATGCTGGAAATATTGTGGAAGATGCGGAGCCTCTGAACGTggtaatttaatttatatttttttaatcctaaaatctccatttttcagaatccttCTCCGCCGCAgcctagaaaattcaattttcgggtAGCGAACTTGGAAATTGCCCGCCAGGCGAAAATTTCACAGAATCTCAtgaaaacttctgaaactGCATCTACTTCATCTCCTGTCAGACAGCAAGTGAAAACAGAAATTGTTCCAAGGGTTGGTTCTCGGggttattttttggtattaattactttttaaaaatgtagaaaaatgcctgaaaacagcgggaattcaaatatattcagctcattttcaaaattattttgcaaaattaaaaaaatcttatttttctattaattaaataaaaattttaattcaattcaatttaaattaaaggttaaaaaaaaattgaataacacatttttttcaataattttatttccaggTATCTCAAAGAACAATTGTTAAAACACAAGCCCTTCCACGTGTCAATGCTCCAGTCCTATCATCAGTTCCTGCAAAAAATCCGCTTCctccaaaatttgtttatatAAATACAGCTGgattgaaaagaaaacgagaCGATGATGTGGGTGGAATTTTGGAACAATTacagcaaaaaatgagaaattttttggaatttttctatttttgagctgaaaaaattacaaattttctaaaggaatttccagattttttgccatttgttgttctaaatttttaaagataattttgttattcaagaaaatcccgaaaattatgaaaaaatttttaaacttgtgaaaaattattaaaaaccgaaaaaaagttctcaacaaattccgaaaaagcaaacaaaaaattgcgaaaaattcttaaaaaccgagaatttcaattccggcaatttgccgatttgccagaaatgttcaattccggcaaattaccgatttgccgggaattacAATTCCTGATAATCTgacgatttgcccgaaatttgcCGGTAAATTCTatcccggcaatttgccaatttgccggaaattttaaactccggcaatttgctgatttgcctgaaattttcaattccggcaattcgccgataattcaaaatcatgaaaaaactaaattttccataattttttttcaatttttctctaaatttcagaaaaacacgCCATCAACATCGAATTCAATCACTCTAAATCCATCTTCTCGTGGTGATCAAACCCAATTTATTGTACATCTACAACGAACAATTGAAcgattggaaaaagaaaaagctgcGTTAACGGAGAAATTGACAATGCGAGAGGATGAGATTAAAGTGTTTTCAGTGGAATttgtgaatattcaaaaagaaaatgttaaaCTAATGAAGGAGAACAAAGCTAAAgaatcacaaatttcaaaccaaTCGATTCAAGTTCGAAATTCGTGGAAATTCGCAGATTTATTCAAGAAAGAGCTGCAGAAAAGTCGGAAAGACGTGTCGGAagtgaaatggaaaattgataaaatcgaaaaaaaagtcggCATCAAAAAGCCTACACCAAGGAAGAAGCCTGATGTAAAGCTGATAAATCCAGAGGATATTTCATTGATGTCTGACAGAACCCAGGATGGGGAAGATTCAAGTGACTTCGGAAGTCCTCTAGCGAAATATCTGAAGCCTGATCAGCCCAGCACAAGTTCTGCGTGCTATGGGAAGCCGTTCTATTTTGAAAGCACCAGCAGCAGCTCCAGAAAGCCCATCACAGCATCTCCAGGCCCTCCAGGCCGAACACAAATTTCGGATCAGCTGAACACTGGAGAAGTTAGATATGTGGTGAATTCAGGAAAACCATTCAATTTTAGCTCGGAAAGTAACTCCAGGAACTTGAAGCTTATTCCAGGATATATTAAGAGACCAGAATTTCGCTATATCAAGCCAGAAGGCTTCACCTCAGCCTCTTACAAAGCTCAGTCAGAAGGAATGAGCTCGTTTTTGAAGACTGGAAGCTCTGCAACTcctgaaaattcgaagaaatcaGCCCATTTTGACATGCCGGATATTTCCTCAACGCCTTACAAATCTCACGTGGTGGTGGAATCGGACGAAATGAATAGTTCTTCGAGTACAATTGGAGGATTTGAGTCAGAAAAGAAAGATAATGGAGCTCTCGGAAGCCAGAAATCTCCTGTTAGTtataacgaaaaaaattgctaaaaaatttacttaaaattccgcgaaattttgccaatctgtcagtatcgattttttcaatttttcaggaaaaaaaagtcaaattttaaggttttttcaataaaaaacttttgaaaatgaaaaaatccgCCAAGACGATTTGTTCGATggggcgcgcttgcattattttttgtttttgtttttttgtccTAATTATTTCACTGAATTCCTTCAtgttttgtgtatttttactgaaaatttgaaaagctaatgaacaatttgcatttatcttgacttttcattcaaattttcagtgaaaattcacaaaaaatgaagaagttcagagaattgatgagaaaaaaaaaacaaaaattaaaataatgcaagcgcgctctattgAACAAAGTCTCTTGGCGGTAATTTGAATATGAAACtggcaaaaatggaaaattattgC
The nucleotide sequence above comes from Caenorhabditis elegans chromosome III. Encoded proteins:
- the C34C12.2 gene encoding Fibronectin type-III domain-containing protein (Confirmed by transcript evidence), which encodes MTKKKVYNKRKRKEASIRVLEAIREKRKQQLAENARLEAEQAEQDVAPEPIDVQDPVINAGNIVEDAEPLNVNPSPPQPRKFNFRVANLEIARQAKISQNLMKTSETASTSSPVRQQVKTEIVPRVSQRTIVKTQALPRVNAPVLSSVPAKNPLPPKFVYINTAGLKRKRDDDKNTPSTSNSITLNPSSRGDQTQFIVHLQRTIERLEKEKAALTEKLTMREDEIKVFSVEFVNIQKENVKLMKENKAKESQISNQSIQVRNSWKFADLFKKELQKSRKDVSEVKWKIDKIEKKVGIKKPTPRKKPDVKLINPEDISLMSDRTQDGEDSSDFGSPLAKYLKPDQPSTSSACYGKPFYFESTSSSSRKPITASPGPPGRTQISDQLNTGEVRYVVNSGKPFNFSSESNSRNLKLIPGYIKRPEFRYIKPEGFTSASYKAQSEGMSSFLKTGSSATPENSKKSAHFDMPDISSTPYKSHVVVESDEMNSSSSTIGGFESEKKDNGALGSQKSPMPDIATALHNIFDSKEVQSSSSTTGSSAPPENSKKSDHFDMPDISSTLYRSRVEPISSSSSGSTSTSAPRYVPKPIAQPARYAIPSPGALNALRRPPEWKGQRRHAPSYVKSRESVTFRGCSRFPVTSPHFAKAHLEPVTDGKDDSKIVKYRFVPKRPDFDGEREHKK